Part of the Candidatus Aegiribacteria sp. genome, GCAGTAAAATTGATGCTAACATGATGCCTCCCTACACCGATTGAGTTTTGACTAATCATAACCCTTCGCGATCGCAGAAGTCAAATAACTTTCGTATGTTAATCTATATCAATGTTTTATGGATTTGTACCGAATGACGCATAACTCCGGCTCACGATCCCGGCGTTCCTTCTTAATTATAGGAAAGTGGATTTTCCTCAATCTTATTAGCTACCGCAAAAACAGCTTATCCGTTTGCAGATGTCACCATTTCCCCGTCTGAAACTGACCATACGATATGAAATACCCGCAGTCAAACATCCTTTCCGTCAGATATGAACTGGAAACTCGGTATACGGATGTACTTCCCCCTGAAGGGAGTAGTGTTTCCTTAATGGCGACCCCAACGGGCAAAAGTTCAAAATCCTATTTGAGATTTCTATAAACATCCCTGCGATGACCAACCTTAACGATAAGAATGATCAATCTACGTGCTTGTATTTCATAGATAATACGATAATCTCCAGAGCGAACTCTATGATAAGAATTCTTCCCTCTCATTTTGGTTGTTTTCGGGTCATGTAGATTGTTACTAAGCTCCTCAATTCTCTTCTT contains:
- a CDS encoding type II toxin-antitoxin system RelE/ParE family toxin, with product MTYSIEFRPAALKNLKRFPKRDLVRIKKRIEELSNNLHDPKTTKMRGKNSYHRVRSGDYRIIYEIQARRLIILIVKVGHRRDVYRNLK